From the Sulfurirhabdus autotrophica genome, the window CAGCAGCTTGTATTTATAACCCTGAACCTTACCACCTCGAACGTCAAAATCCAGCACGCCCAGGAACTTGCCGTTGGAACCGGCATTGGTTACGAGAGTTTGACCTTTTGCATTTTTGATAATTGAAGGGGCTGGAATACCGTCGTGGGTATGCCCGCCCATGATAGCGTCAATACCGGTTACGCGGCTTGCCATTTTCAGATCAACGTCCATGCCATTGTGGGATAGCACAATGACGACTTGCGCGCCTTTGGAGCGTGCTTCATCAACGACTTTTTGCATGTTGTCGTCCTGAATACCGAAGCTCCAGTCAGGCACCAGGTAGCGCGGATTGGCGATTGGTGTATAGGGGAAAGCCTGGCCGATAATGGCAACAGGTACACCATTCATGTGCTTCATGACATAAGGCTTGAATACCTGGTCACCAAAATCATTGGTTTTAATATTCTGTGCAACAAAATCCAGGTTGCCTTTGAAATCATTGTCGACAATGTGTTTTACACGGTCTGCACCAAAAGTGAATTCCCAGTGGCCTGTCATGACGTTAACGCCAAGCAGTTTACAGGCATCAACCATATCCTGACCATTGGTCCAGAGTGATGTGGCAGAACCTTGCCATGTATCTCCACCGTCAAGCAGCAGCGCGCCTGGGCGTTGAGCGCGAATATTTTTAACCAGGCTCGCCAGGTGGGCAAATCCACCTACTTTACCGTAGGTTTTTGAGGCCTGTTCGAAGTTGAGGTAGGTAAATGCATGTGACTCAGGTGTGTTGGGTTTGAAACCATAATGCTTGAGCAGGTTTTCGCCTACTAAATGAGGCGGTTTGCCAACGCTGGCGCCTACGCCAATGTTTACATTGGGTTCGCGAAAATAAATAGGCAGCAGTTGCGCGTGGCAGTCAGTAAAATGCATGACTGATACGTTACCGAATTTTGGCAGTTCGTAAAAATTACTTGGTATGTTGCCAGCAAGGGCTTGCTTGCTATCCAATGCAAAGCCCGACGCGGAAGCCACGGCAAGTAGTTGCATAAATTCGCGACGGTTCATGGACATATAGTCGAAACTCCTGAAGAAAATGTTGGATGCTTAAATCTTATGGATAGCATGCGCAACTAAATAGTTTTATCTGGTTTTGTTTTCATCGTTCACTCGATTAATGCGAGTGAACTTTAAATCTATGCCAAGTGTTATTTTATTTGTTATGGGCGCCAAGTAAATGGTCTATACCTACTAACCTTGTGATTATTTTGAAGATGGTTAATAAGAAATGGAATATTGTTTTATATAAAAACAAAGCTTGGATGAAATTCATCCAAGCTTTGTGATTTAACGGCTAATTACTTGCGGAAAACAGATGCTTTCATTGGTAAACCGTTGCTGACAAAGGAGTGGAAATACTCCAGATTATTATATTCTTCACTACCTTCCTTGAACGGGACTGCA encodes:
- the soxB gene encoding thiosulfohydrolase SoxB yields the protein MSMNRREFMQLLAVASASGFALDSKQALAGNIPSNFYELPKFGNVSVMHFTDCHAQLLPIYFREPNVNIGVGASVGKPPHLVGENLLKHYGFKPNTPESHAFTYLNFEQASKTYGKVGGFAHLASLVKNIRAQRPGALLLDGGDTWQGSATSLWTNGQDMVDACKLLGVNVMTGHWEFTFGADRVKHIVDNDFKGNLDFVAQNIKTNDFGDQVFKPYVMKHMNGVPVAIIGQAFPYTPIANPRYLVPDWSFGIQDDNMQKVVDEARSKGAQVVIVLSHNGMDVDLKMASRVTGIDAIMGGHTHDGIPAPSIIKNAKGQTLVTNAGSNGKFLGVLDFDVRGGKVQGYKYKLLPVFSNLIEPDKAMESLIKKVRAPYEAKLNEKLAITEDTLYRRGNFNGTFDQLILDAMMEVKGADLAFSPGFRWGTSLLAGDTITMERLMDQTAITYPTSTLNEMTGENVKAIMEDVCDNLFNPDPYYQQGGDMVRVGGLQYTCNPNQKIGSRISNMMLNGKPLSPTKTYLVAGWAPVGEVKGEPIWDVVATYLRDKKVIKPRKLNLPKLVGMDKNPGIA